In Rheinheimera sp. MM224, one DNA window encodes the following:
- the acs gene encoding acetate--CoA ligase: MSHAQLYPVPEHTKAKTLVTNEQYLAMYEESVKQPEQFWAEHGKRISWFTPFTKVKDTSFDLGNVHVNWFSDGSLNASYNCLDRHLPAKANHVAYYWEGDEPGVQKAVTYQELYDEVCQLANAMRTLGVGKGDRVTIYLPMIPAAVVSLLACARIGAIHSVVFAGFSPDALGSRIQDCDSKLVITSDQAARGSRLTYLKDNTDQALAHLGDANPAKHVIVVKHVGESIDFHQGRDQWYHEILAKEPKHCEPEVMNAEDPLFILYTSGSTGKPKGVLHTTGGYMVWASMTHQYVFDYKEGDVYWCAADIGWVTGHTYIVYGPLANGATSILFEGVPTYPNVKRIAQVVDKYKVNILYTAPTAIRALMAHGTVAVDGADLSSLTLLGSVGEPINPEAWNWYHQSYGKGNCPIVDTWWQTETGGILITPLPGATALKPGSATRPFFGVKPAIVTNEGELVDGVAEGNLVILDSWPGQMRSVFGDHERFEQTYFSTYKGMYFTGDGAKRDEDGYYWLTGRVDDVLNISGHRLGTAEIESCLVAHDAIAEAAVVGYPHDIKGQGIYVFIAPRVGVEPSDELTKAVRDWVRREISPIAAPDIIQWTPSLPKTRSGKIMRRILRKIAANEYDQLGDISTLADPSVVENLIQNRLNR, from the coding sequence ATGAGTCACGCCCAGCTTTATCCGGTACCAGAGCACACCAAAGCCAAAACTTTGGTGACCAACGAGCAGTATCTGGCGATGTATGAAGAGTCAGTGAAACAACCTGAACAGTTTTGGGCAGAGCATGGCAAGCGCATCAGCTGGTTTACACCTTTTACTAAGGTAAAAGATACCAGCTTTGATTTAGGTAATGTGCATGTGAACTGGTTTAGCGACGGCAGCTTAAACGCCAGTTATAACTGCCTGGATCGCCACTTACCAGCCAAAGCCAATCATGTGGCTTATTATTGGGAAGGTGATGAGCCTGGCGTACAGAAAGCTGTTACTTACCAGGAGCTCTACGACGAAGTTTGTCAGTTGGCCAATGCCATGCGCACTTTAGGAGTGGGCAAAGGCGATCGTGTGACTATCTACTTACCTATGATCCCAGCAGCTGTCGTTTCCTTGTTAGCCTGCGCCCGGATTGGTGCTATCCACTCAGTCGTATTTGCCGGCTTTTCACCAGATGCTTTAGGTAGTCGGATTCAGGATTGTGATTCCAAACTGGTGATCACTTCAGATCAGGCGGCACGTGGCAGTCGCCTCACTTATTTAAAAGACAACACCGATCAGGCATTAGCACATTTAGGTGATGCGAATCCGGCTAAGCATGTCATTGTGGTCAAACATGTGGGTGAGAGTATCGATTTCCACCAGGGGCGCGATCAGTGGTATCACGAGATTCTGGCGAAAGAGCCGAAACACTGTGAACCTGAAGTGATGAATGCTGAGGATCCCTTGTTTATCCTTTATACCTCGGGTTCAACCGGCAAACCTAAGGGTGTGTTGCATACCACTGGTGGCTATATGGTGTGGGCTTCGATGACACACCAGTATGTGTTTGACTATAAAGAAGGCGATGTTTACTGGTGTGCCGCTGACATTGGCTGGGTCACAGGCCACACTTATATAGTGTATGGCCCGTTGGCGAATGGCGCGACCAGTATTTTGTTTGAAGGCGTACCTACTTATCCAAACGTAAAACGTATTGCTCAGGTGGTTGATAAATACAAAGTGAATATTCTCTACACGGCTCCAACTGCTATCCGTGCATTAATGGCACATGGCACTGTGGCGGTCGATGGAGCTGATCTATCCTCGCTGACTTTGTTAGGCAGTGTAGGCGAACCAATTAACCCTGAAGCATGGAACTGGTATCACCAGAGTTATGGCAAAGGCAACTGCCCTATTGTGGATACCTGGTGGCAAACCGAAACAGGCGGTATTTTAATTACGCCTTTACCTGGTGCAACAGCTTTAAAACCCGGTTCGGCGACACGACCATTTTTTGGTGTAAAACCGGCTATCGTTACCAATGAAGGTGAACTGGTTGATGGCGTAGCCGAAGGTAACTTAGTGATCCTCGACAGTTGGCCAGGCCAAATGCGTTCTGTATTTGGTGATCATGAACGTTTTGAACAAACCTACTTCAGCACTTATAAAGGCATGTACTTTACCGGTGATGGCGCGAAACGTGATGAAGACGGTTATTACTGGCTGACAGGTCGTGTGGATGACGTACTGAATATTTCTGGCCACCGTTTAGGCACGGCTGAAATAGAAAGCTGTCTGGTAGCGCATGATGCGATTGCCGAAGCCGCGGTGGTGGGTTATCCGCACGATATTAAAGGTCAAGGCATCTATGTCTTTATTGCTCCTCGTGTGGGTGTAGAGCCAAGTGATGAGCTGACTAAAGCAGTGCGTGACTGGGTACGCCGTGAGATCTCCCCTATTGCTGCGCCGGATATTATTCAGTGGACACCCAGCTTACCTAAAACCCGTTCAGGTAAAATTATGCGTCGTATTCTGCGCAAAATTGCCGCCAATGAATACGATCAATTAGGAGATATTTCTACTCTGGCGGATCCGTCCGTTGTAGAGAACTTGATCCAAAACAGATTAAACCGCTAA
- a CDS encoding response regulator transcription factor codes for MAKLIVADDHPLFRNALIHAISNTFVTKATIETDSFEATCEALLEHPDADLLLLDLHMPGNCGFLGLIQLRKQYPTLPIVVISASDDVDVIKRVMAFGASAFIPKSAHPAEIGKALSAVIDGELWVPPAIRSQVMNQHQHQPDLDLASKVAELTPQQYKVLFYLTEGWLNKQIAYDLHISEATVKAHITAIFRKLGVTNRTQVVIQAQRLQLEAPADKTLVAH; via the coding sequence ATGGCAAAGTTAATTGTCGCAGATGACCATCCACTGTTTCGAAACGCGCTGATCCATGCGATCAGTAATACCTTTGTCACCAAAGCAACTATAGAGACCGACAGCTTTGAGGCCACCTGTGAAGCCCTGCTGGAGCATCCTGATGCAGACTTATTGCTGCTGGATTTGCATATGCCTGGTAACTGTGGTTTTTTGGGGCTTATTCAATTGCGCAAGCAGTACCCAACACTTCCTATAGTAGTGATTTCTGCCAGTGATGATGTGGATGTGATTAAACGCGTTATGGCGTTTGGAGCATCCGCTTTTATTCCAAAATCAGCCCATCCGGCAGAAATTGGCAAAGCCTTAAGCGCAGTCATTGATGGAGAGCTTTGGGTACCGCCGGCCATCCGCAGCCAGGTAATGAATCAACATCAACACCAGCCGGATTTAGATCTCGCCAGCAAAGTGGCAGAATTGACTCCGCAGCAGTATAAAGTATTGTTCTATTTGACCGAAGGGTGGCTGAATAAACAAATCGCTTATGACTTACATATATCAGAAGCGACGGTAAAAGCTCATATCACGGCGATTTTCCGCAAATTGGGAGTGACCAACAGAACGCAGGTGGTGATCCAGGCTCAGCGTCTGCAACTGGAAGCTCCGGCTGACAAGACGCTGGTCGCACACTAA
- a CDS encoding AI-2E family transporter: MLAKLEERVFLAMLIIVTLAFGFVLEPFWGSIFWACAITVIFYPVHIKIKRRIGNKPNRAALLTLLLCVLMVILPVLAIGAAFIQEGISFYDKIEKGEINPDGFIEAIRQAFPVVTEFLGRFGIQTDGLREKLSSGAVEASRLLAKEALSIGQNTFGFILSLCLMLYLTFFLLREGPRLVELMIKALPLGDKRERILFAKFAEVTRATVKGNLVVALVQGALGGLIFWLLGLPAPILWGVVMAFLSLLPAVGAALVWLPVSLYWYATGDWVIATILVAYGALVIGLADNILRPLLVGRDTKLPDYLVLFSTLGGITLMGINGFVLGPMVAALFLVFWQIFIDEFQQPQNKNSKPE, from the coding sequence ATGCTGGCCAAGTTGGAAGAACGGGTTTTTTTAGCCATGTTGATTATTGTCACCCTGGCTTTTGGTTTTGTACTGGAACCTTTTTGGGGTTCTATTTTCTGGGCGTGCGCCATCACCGTCATTTTTTATCCTGTCCATATCAAAATTAAACGCCGTATTGGTAATAAACCCAATAGAGCGGCTTTATTAACTTTGCTGCTCTGTGTACTGATGGTGATATTGCCCGTGCTTGCCATTGGTGCCGCCTTTATTCAGGAAGGGATTTCTTTTTACGACAAAATCGAAAAGGGTGAAATTAACCCGGACGGTTTTATCGAAGCAATACGACAAGCATTTCCTGTTGTCACTGAGTTTTTAGGCCGTTTTGGTATTCAAACCGATGGACTACGTGAAAAATTATCATCCGGTGCTGTTGAAGCCAGTCGCTTATTAGCCAAAGAAGCTCTGTCGATTGGACAAAATACCTTTGGCTTTATCCTGAGCTTATGTCTGATGCTGTATTTAACTTTTTTCTTATTACGTGAAGGCCCGCGTTTAGTCGAGTTAATGATCAAGGCTTTACCTCTGGGCGATAAGCGTGAACGTATACTTTTTGCCAAATTTGCTGAAGTCACCCGTGCAACCGTCAAAGGTAATCTGGTCGTTGCATTAGTGCAGGGGGCTTTAGGTGGTCTGATTTTCTGGTTGTTAGGCTTACCTGCGCCAATTTTATGGGGCGTAGTGATGGCGTTTTTATCCTTATTACCTGCAGTGGGCGCGGCATTAGTCTGGTTGCCAGTGTCCTTGTATTGGTATGCCACTGGCGATTGGGTGATTGCGACTATTTTGGTGGCTTATGGCGCTTTAGTGATTGGTTTGGCCGACAATATACTGCGGCCGCTACTGGTGGGGCGTGATACCAAACTACCGGATTATCTGGTGCTGTTTTCCACTTTAGGTGGCATTACCCTGATGGGGATTAATGGTTTTGTGTTAGGACCTATGGTGGCTGCGCTGTTTTTAGTGTTCTGGCAAATCTTTATTGATGAGTTCCAGCAGCCCCAAAATAAGAATAGTAAGCCTGAGTAA